Proteins from one Sarcophilus harrisii chromosome 2, mSarHar1.11, whole genome shotgun sequence genomic window:
- the CTCF gene encoding transcriptional repressor CTCF isoform X1 produces MEGEAVEAIMEESETFIKGKERKTYQRRREGGQDEDACHISQTQADGSEVVQEVNSSVQMVMMEQLDPTLLQMKTEVMEGTVPQEADATVDDTQIITLQVVNMEEQPINLGELQLVQVPVPVTVPVATTSVEELHGAYENEVSKEGLPEGEPMICHTLPLPEGFQVVKVGANGEVETLEQGELQPQEDPNWQKDPDYQPPAKKTKKTKKSKLRYTEEGKDVDVSVYDFEEEQQEGLLSEVNAEKVVGNMKPPKPTKIKKKGVKKTFQCELCSYTCPRRSNLDRHMKSHTDERPHKCHLCGRAFRTVTLLRNHLNTHTGTRPHKCPDCDMAFVTSGELVRHRRYKHTHEKPFKCSMCDYASVEVSKLKRHIRSHTGERPFQCSLCSYASRDTYKLKRHMRTHSGEKPYECYICHARFTQSGTMKMHILQKHTENVAKFHCPHCDTVIARKSDLGVHLRKQHSYIEQGKKCRYCDAVFHERYALIQHQKSHKNEKRFKCDQCDYACRQERHMIMHKRTHTGEKPYACSHCDKTFRQKQLLDMHFKRYHDPNFVPAAFVCSKCGKTFTRRNTMARHADNCTGLDGIDGENGGETKKGKRGRKRKMRSKKEESSDSEENAEPDLDDNEDEEETAVEIEAEPEVQPVTPAPPPAKKRRGRPPGKASQPKQTQPTAIIQVEDQNTGAIENIIVEVKKEPDAEAVEGEEEEPPSAVVEAPNGDLTPEMILSMMDR; encoded by the exons atggaaggcGAGGCGGTTGAAGCAATCATGGAGGAGTCTGAAACCTTcattaaaggaaaagagagaaaaacatatcAAAGACGCCGGGAAGGGGGTCAGGATGAGGATGCTTGCCATATATCACAGACCCAGGCGGATGGGAGTGAAGTGGTTCAGGAGGTAAACAGCAGCGTCCAGATGGTTATGATGGAACAGCTGGACCCTACCCTACTTCAGATGAAGACTGAAGTCATGGAGGGTACAGTACCTCAGGAAGCTGATGCTACTGTGGATGACACACAAATAATAACACTTCAAGTTGTTAATATGGAAGAACAACCTATAAACCTTGGGGAGCTTCAGCTTGTTCAGGTACCTGTACCAGTAACGGTACCTGTGGCCACCACTTCTGTAGAAGAACTGCACGGGGCTTATGAAAATGAGGTTTCTAAAGAAGGCCTGCCAGAAGGCGAGCCCATGATTTGTCACACATTACCTTTGCCTGAAGGTTTCCAGGTGGTAAAAGTAGGTGCCAATGGTGAGGTTGAGACATTAGAGCAAGGGGAGCTGCAGCCCCAAGAAGATCCCAATTGGCAGAAAGATCCAGACTATCAGCCACCtgccaaaaagacaaaaaaaaccaaaaagagcaAACTTCGTTACACAGAGGAGGGCAAAGATGTGGATGTTTCTGTGTATGATTTTGAAGAAGAGCAGCAAGAGGGCCTGTTATCGGAAGTCAATGCAGAGAAGGTTGTGGGTAACATGAAGCCTCCAAAgccaacaaaaattaaaaagaaag gtGTAAAAAAGACATTCCAGTGCGAGCTTTGCAGTTATACATGTCCACGGCGTTCAAATTTGGATCGACACATGAAAAGTCATACTGATGAAAGACCACATAAGTGCCATCTCTGTGGTAGAGCTTTCCGCACAGTCACCTTGCTGAGGAACCATCTAAATACTCACACAG GTACCCGTCCTCATAAGTGCCCAGACTGCGACATGGCCTTTGTAACCAGTGGAGAATTAGTGAGGCATCGACGCTATAAACACACCCATGAGAAACCCTTCAAGTGTTCCATGTGTGATTATGCTAGTGTCGAG GTCAGCAAGTTGAAACGTCACATTCGCTCTCACACTGGAGAGCGTCCATTCCAGTGTAGCTTGTGCAGTTACGCCAGCAGGGATACATACAAGCTGAAAAGACACATGAGAACCCATTCCG gtGAGAAGCCGTATGAATGTTATATTTGTCATGCTCGGTTTACCCAGAGTGGCACGATGAAAATGCACATCTTACAGAAGCACACAGAGAATGTGGCCAAATTTCATTGTCCACATTGTGACACTGTCATAGCCAGAAAAAGTGATTTGG GTGTCCATTTGCGAAAACAGCATTCCTACATCGAACAGGGCAAGAAATGCCGTTACTGTGATGCTGTGTTTCACGAGCGGTATGCCCTCATTCAGCATCAAAAATCCCACAAAAATGAGAAGCGTTTCAAGTGTGACCAATGCGACTATGCATGCAGACAG GAGCGGCACATGATAATGCACAAACGAACGCATACTGGGGAGAAGCCCTATGCCTGTAGTCACTGCGACAAGACCTTCCGCCAGAAACAGCTTCTGGATATGCATTTCAAGCGCTATCATGACCCTAACTTTGTCCCTGCTGCTTTTGTCTGTTCTAAGTGTGGTAAAACATTTACACGCCGG aacACAATGGCAAGACATGCTGACAATTGTACTGGTCTAGATGGTATAGATGGAGAAAATGGAGGTGAAACCAAGAAAGGCAAGcgtgggaggaaaaggaagatgcGCTCTAAAAAGGAGGAGTCATCTGACAGTG AAGAAAATGCTGAACCAGACCTGGATGACAATGAGGATGAGGAAGAAACTGCCGTTGAAATTGAAGCCGAACCAGAAGTTCAGCCTGTGACTCCAGCCCCGCCGCCAGCCAAAAAGCGAAGAGGGAGGCCACCAGGCAAGGCCAGCCAGCCCAAGCAGACCCAGC CTACAGCTATCATTCAGGTTGAAGACCAGAACACTGGTGCAATTGAAAACATTATAGTGGAAGTGAAAAAAGAGCCTGATGCAGAAGCAGTAGAAGGTGAAGAAGAAGAGCCTCCATCTGCTGTGGTGGAAGCTCCCAATGGAGATCTCACTCCAGAGATGATTCTGAGCATGATGGACCGGTGA
- the CTCF gene encoding transcriptional repressor CTCF isoform X2 → MEGEAVEAIMEESETFIKGKERKTYQRRREGGQDEDACHISQTQADGSEVVQEVNSSVQMVMMEQLDPTLLQMKTEVMEGTVPQEADATVDDTQIITLQVVNMEEQPINLGELQLVQVPVPVTVPVATTSVEELHGAYENEVSKEGLPEGEPMICHTLPLPEGFQVVKVGANGEVETLEQGELQPQEDPNWQKDPDYQPPAKKTKKTKKSKLRYTEEGKDVDVSVYDFEEEQQEGLLSEVNAEKVVGNMKPPKPTKIKKKGVKKTFQCELCSYTCPRRSNLDRHMKSHTDERPHKCHLCGRAFRTVTLLRNHLNTHTGTRPHKCPDCDMAFVTSGELVRHRRYKHTHEKPFKCSMCDYASVEVSKLKRHIRSHTGERPFQCSLCSYASRDTYKLKRHMRTHSGEKPYECYICHARFTQSGTMKMHILQKHTENVAKFHCPHCDTVIARKSDLGVHLRKQHSYIEQGKKCRYCDAVFHERYALIQHQKSHKNEKRFKCDQCDYACRQERHMIMHKRTHTGEKPYACSHCDKTFRQKQLLDMHFKRYHDPNFVPAAFVCSKCGKTFTRRNTMARHADNCTGLDGIDGENGGETKKGKRGRKRKMRSKKEESSDSENAEPDLDDNEDEEETAVEIEAEPEVQPVTPAPPPAKKRRGRPPGKASQPKQTQPTAIIQVEDQNTGAIENIIVEVKKEPDAEAVEGEEEEPPSAVVEAPNGDLTPEMILSMMDR, encoded by the exons atggaaggcGAGGCGGTTGAAGCAATCATGGAGGAGTCTGAAACCTTcattaaaggaaaagagagaaaaacatatcAAAGACGCCGGGAAGGGGGTCAGGATGAGGATGCTTGCCATATATCACAGACCCAGGCGGATGGGAGTGAAGTGGTTCAGGAGGTAAACAGCAGCGTCCAGATGGTTATGATGGAACAGCTGGACCCTACCCTACTTCAGATGAAGACTGAAGTCATGGAGGGTACAGTACCTCAGGAAGCTGATGCTACTGTGGATGACACACAAATAATAACACTTCAAGTTGTTAATATGGAAGAACAACCTATAAACCTTGGGGAGCTTCAGCTTGTTCAGGTACCTGTACCAGTAACGGTACCTGTGGCCACCACTTCTGTAGAAGAACTGCACGGGGCTTATGAAAATGAGGTTTCTAAAGAAGGCCTGCCAGAAGGCGAGCCCATGATTTGTCACACATTACCTTTGCCTGAAGGTTTCCAGGTGGTAAAAGTAGGTGCCAATGGTGAGGTTGAGACATTAGAGCAAGGGGAGCTGCAGCCCCAAGAAGATCCCAATTGGCAGAAAGATCCAGACTATCAGCCACCtgccaaaaagacaaaaaaaaccaaaaagagcaAACTTCGTTACACAGAGGAGGGCAAAGATGTGGATGTTTCTGTGTATGATTTTGAAGAAGAGCAGCAAGAGGGCCTGTTATCGGAAGTCAATGCAGAGAAGGTTGTGGGTAACATGAAGCCTCCAAAgccaacaaaaattaaaaagaaag gtGTAAAAAAGACATTCCAGTGCGAGCTTTGCAGTTATACATGTCCACGGCGTTCAAATTTGGATCGACACATGAAAAGTCATACTGATGAAAGACCACATAAGTGCCATCTCTGTGGTAGAGCTTTCCGCACAGTCACCTTGCTGAGGAACCATCTAAATACTCACACAG GTACCCGTCCTCATAAGTGCCCAGACTGCGACATGGCCTTTGTAACCAGTGGAGAATTAGTGAGGCATCGACGCTATAAACACACCCATGAGAAACCCTTCAAGTGTTCCATGTGTGATTATGCTAGTGTCGAG GTCAGCAAGTTGAAACGTCACATTCGCTCTCACACTGGAGAGCGTCCATTCCAGTGTAGCTTGTGCAGTTACGCCAGCAGGGATACATACAAGCTGAAAAGACACATGAGAACCCATTCCG gtGAGAAGCCGTATGAATGTTATATTTGTCATGCTCGGTTTACCCAGAGTGGCACGATGAAAATGCACATCTTACAGAAGCACACAGAGAATGTGGCCAAATTTCATTGTCCACATTGTGACACTGTCATAGCCAGAAAAAGTGATTTGG GTGTCCATTTGCGAAAACAGCATTCCTACATCGAACAGGGCAAGAAATGCCGTTACTGTGATGCTGTGTTTCACGAGCGGTATGCCCTCATTCAGCATCAAAAATCCCACAAAAATGAGAAGCGTTTCAAGTGTGACCAATGCGACTATGCATGCAGACAG GAGCGGCACATGATAATGCACAAACGAACGCATACTGGGGAGAAGCCCTATGCCTGTAGTCACTGCGACAAGACCTTCCGCCAGAAACAGCTTCTGGATATGCATTTCAAGCGCTATCATGACCCTAACTTTGTCCCTGCTGCTTTTGTCTGTTCTAAGTGTGGTAAAACATTTACACGCCGG aacACAATGGCAAGACATGCTGACAATTGTACTGGTCTAGATGGTATAGATGGAGAAAATGGAGGTGAAACCAAGAAAGGCAAGcgtgggaggaaaaggaagatgcGCTCTAAAAAGGAGGAGTCATCTGACAGTG AAAATGCTGAACCAGACCTGGATGACAATGAGGATGAGGAAGAAACTGCCGTTGAAATTGAAGCCGAACCAGAAGTTCAGCCTGTGACTCCAGCCCCGCCGCCAGCCAAAAAGCGAAGAGGGAGGCCACCAGGCAAGGCCAGCCAGCCCAAGCAGACCCAGC CTACAGCTATCATTCAGGTTGAAGACCAGAACACTGGTGCAATTGAAAACATTATAGTGGAAGTGAAAAAAGAGCCTGATGCAGAAGCAGTAGAAGGTGAAGAAGAAGAGCCTCCATCTGCTGTGGTGGAAGCTCCCAATGGAGATCTCACTCCAGAGATGATTCTGAGCATGATGGACCGGTGA